The following proteins are encoded in a genomic region of bacterium:
- a CDS encoding TraR/DksA C4-type zinc finger protein, translating into MNKRETRKYEKALLAEKQRMLKQGRATDEVMEAAGPDKTGDLSTHRTHSADQGTENYQREMASRFKTIETDTLRQIEDALERVANGTYGVCVSCGGAVPKARLDIVPHARFCMKCLKKRK; encoded by the coding sequence ATGAACAAACGCGAGACGCGCAAGTACGAAAAGGCGCTGCTGGCCGAGAAACAACGGATGCTGAAACAGGGCCGGGCAACCGATGAGGTGATGGAAGCCGCCGGTCCGGACAAGACCGGTGACCTTTCCACCCACCGCACCCATTCCGCCGATCAGGGCACCGAGAACTACCAGCGTGAGATGGCGTCACGTTTCAAGACCATCGAGACCGACACGCTGCGCCAGATCGAGGATGCGCTGGAACGGGTCGCCAACGGCACCTACGGGGTCTGCGTGTCCTGCGGCGGGGCCGTACCGAAGGCCCGTCTTGATATCGTGCCCCACGCCC
- the ileS gene encoding isoleucine--tRNA ligase yields MFTPVPRQPDHREIEPRMLKFWADHGIFGKLVERNRGRPKFKFLDGPITANNPMGVHHAWGRTYKDVFQRYHAMLGHDQRYQNGFDCQGLWVEVEVEKELGFKSKRDIEAFGIDRFVEKCKERVRKYSRVQTEQSIRLGQWMDWENSYFTMAEENNYSIWHFLKKCHERGLLYEGTDVMPWCSRCGTAISDQEIATEGYRELTHKAVFFRLPIKGREREYLLVWTTTPWTLTSNVAAAVHPELDYVRARKDGDIYVVAKPLLNVLGKGTETVEELKGEKLVGLLYDGPFDELGPQQGVEHRVIPWDEVSAAEGTGIVHIAPGCGKEDFLLGKEFNLAVIAPLCEDGTFTDKFDWLKGMDAQAAARPVFDSLEQKGLMFRVEDYAHRYPVCWRCGQELVFRLVDEWFVAMDSLREETKESARQVRWIPEFGMARELDWLSNMSDWCISKKRYWGLALPIFRCECGWFDVIGSREELKSRAISGWERFEGNTPHRPWLDDIRIKCGKCGRPVARIKDVGNPWLDAGIVPFSTTHYLTDHPYWRDWFPFDFITESFPGQFRNWFYAILTMSTVLEKCSPFKTILGYATMKAEDGRDMHKSWGNAIDTDEAFDHMGADVMRWAFCRQNPVQNLNFGYALGDEVRRKLLTLWNVYSFFVTYANIDGVNPESLAAQPQALSHLDRWILSRLNSLVKFARERLDDFDPSSLPRAVEEFIDDLSVWYVRRSRRRFWKSASDTDKQAAYRTLYDCLVTLTKLVAPVMPFLAEELYQNLVRPRDMAGVSDNPDRAPIPESVHLTAYPEPDASLIDIDLEKEVGLVRSVVSLGRAAREKSKLKVRQPLQAVLVRLNDPGEKEAILHHADAIKEELNVRDIRFGDKGAQFPSDYTVEENPEHAVGICTTLTAELENEGLVRELVHKIQNLRKSAGFEVTDRILLHCQASPRLAAAVHAFDEYIRRETLAVVVSDEPLPEPDIRESARINREPAELALKRVRE; encoded by the coding sequence ATGTTCACACCCGTTCCTCGCCAGCCGGACCATCGGGAAATCGAACCGCGCATGCTCAAGTTCTGGGCCGACCACGGCATCTTCGGCAAGCTGGTTGAGCGCAACCGCGGCCGGCCGAAGTTCAAGTTTCTCGACGGCCCGATTACCGCCAACAACCCGATGGGCGTGCACCACGCCTGGGGCCGGACCTACAAGGACGTGTTTCAGCGCTACCACGCCATGCTCGGCCATGACCAGCGCTACCAGAACGGCTTCGACTGCCAGGGCCTCTGGGTCGAAGTCGAAGTCGAGAAGGAGCTGGGTTTCAAGTCGAAGCGGGATATCGAGGCATTTGGCATCGACCGATTCGTCGAGAAGTGCAAGGAACGGGTGCGGAAGTACTCGCGGGTCCAGACCGAGCAGTCGATCCGGCTCGGCCAGTGGATGGACTGGGAGAACTCCTACTTCACCATGGCCGAGGAGAACAACTATTCCATCTGGCACTTCCTGAAGAAGTGCCACGAGCGCGGGCTGCTCTACGAAGGGACCGACGTGATGCCGTGGTGCTCGCGCTGCGGAACCGCCATCTCCGACCAGGAAATCGCGACCGAGGGTTACCGGGAACTGACCCACAAGGCGGTCTTCTTCCGCCTCCCGATCAAGGGTCGTGAGCGCGAATACCTGCTGGTTTGGACAACTACGCCCTGGACCCTCACATCCAACGTCGCCGCCGCGGTCCACCCCGAACTCGACTACGTCCGCGCGCGCAAGGACGGCGATATCTACGTCGTGGCGAAGCCGCTGCTGAACGTTCTCGGCAAAGGGACCGAGACCGTCGAGGAACTCAAGGGCGAGAAACTCGTCGGCCTGCTCTACGACGGCCCGTTCGACGAGCTCGGACCGCAGCAGGGCGTCGAGCACCGAGTGATTCCATGGGATGAGGTGAGCGCGGCCGAGGGAACCGGCATCGTCCATATCGCCCCCGGCTGCGGCAAGGAAGATTTCCTGCTCGGTAAGGAGTTCAACCTCGCAGTCATTGCACCGCTCTGCGAGGACGGGACCTTCACCGACAAGTTCGACTGGCTCAAGGGCATGGACGCGCAGGCAGCAGCCCGGCCGGTGTTCGACAGCCTTGAACAGAAGGGCCTGATGTTCAGAGTCGAGGACTACGCTCACCGCTACCCGGTCTGCTGGCGGTGCGGTCAGGAACTGGTTTTCCGGCTGGTCGATGAGTGGTTCGTCGCGATGGACTCCCTGCGCGAAGAGACAAAGGAGTCGGCCCGCCAGGTGCGCTGGATTCCCGAGTTCGGCATGGCGCGCGAGTTGGACTGGCTCAGCAACATGTCCGACTGGTGCATCTCGAAGAAGCGCTACTGGGGGCTTGCCCTGCCCATCTTCCGCTGCGAGTGCGGCTGGTTCGACGTCATCGGCTCCCGGGAAGAGCTGAAGTCCCGAGCCATCTCCGGCTGGGAGCGGTTCGAGGGAAACACGCCGCACCGGCCGTGGCTGGACGATATTCGGATCAAGTGTGGAAAGTGCGGCAGGCCGGTGGCGCGCATCAAGGACGTCGGCAACCCCTGGCTCGACGCCGGCATCGTGCCCTTCTCGACCACGCACTACCTCACCGACCACCCCTACTGGCGGGACTGGTTCCCGTTCGACTTCATCACCGAGAGCTTCCCGGGGCAGTTCCGCAACTGGTTCTACGCCATCCTGACCATGAGCACGGTGCTTGAGAAATGCTCGCCGTTCAAGACCATCCTCGGCTACGCCACCATGAAAGCTGAGGACGGCCGGGACATGCACAAGTCCTGGGGCAACGCCATCGACACCGACGAGGCCTTTGACCACATGGGCGCGGACGTGATGCGCTGGGCGTTCTGCCGTCAGAACCCGGTCCAGAACCTGAACTTCGGCTATGCCCTCGGCGACGAAGTGCGCCGGAAGCTGCTCACACTCTGGAACGTGTACAGCTTCTTCGTTACCTATGCCAATATCGACGGGGTGAATCCGGAATCCCTCGCGGCCCAGCCGCAGGCGCTGTCGCACCTCGACCGCTGGATACTATCGCGCCTGAACTCGCTCGTGAAGTTCGCGCGTGAGCGGCTCGACGACTTCGACCCTTCGTCGCTGCCGCGTGCGGTCGAGGAGTTCATCGACGACCTGTCGGTCTGGTACGTGCGGCGGAGTCGACGCCGCTTCTGGAAGTCGGCGTCGGACACCGACAAACAGGCCGCCTATCGGACGCTGTACGACTGCCTCGTCACACTCACGAAGTTGGTCGCGCCGGTCATGCCGTTCCTCGCCGAGGAGCTGTATCAGAACCTTGTCCGGCCGAGGGACATGGCCGGAGTGTCTGACAATCCGGATCGGGCCCCGATTCCCGAGTCGGTCCATCTCACCGCGTACCCGGAACCGGACGCGTCGCTCATTGATATTGACCTGGAGAAAGAAGTCGGCCTCGTCCGCTCAGTCGTTTCGCTGGGCCGGGCCGCGCGCGAGAAGTCGAAACTCAAGGTCCGCCAGCCGCTCCAGGCGGTACTGGTCCGGCTGAACGACCCTGGCGAGAAAGAGGCAATCCTCCATCACGCCGACGCCATCAAGGAGGAACTGAATGTCCGTGACATCCGTTTCGGCGACAAGGGCGCGCAGTTCCCGAGCGACTACACGGTCGAAGAGAACCCGGAACACGCGGTCGGCATCTGCACGACGCTGACTGCGGAACTGGAGAACGAAGGCCTGGTCCGGGAACTCGTTCACAAGATCCAGAATCTTAGGAAGTCAGCCGGGTTCGAGGTCACCGACCGCATTCTACTCCACTGTCAGGCTTCGCCCCGCCTGGCTGCGGCCGTGCACGCGTTCGACGAATACATCCGACGCGAAACCCTGGCCGTGGTCGTGTCCGACGAGCCGCTGCCCGAACCCGACATCCGGGAGAGCGCGAGAATCAACCGGGAACCGGCCGAGCTGGCGCTCAAGAGAGTGAGGGAATAA